The Candidatus Methylacidiphilales bacterium genome segment GAAATCAGCAAAACCAGGCTGATGGCAAACAGCAGCGCATGTTGGGAGCCGACAGCGCGCAACGGCCGCGACCAGCGCACAAGCAAAGCGGATGCGGCGAACAGCAGCATGGAAAAAACGGAAAAGGCAGCTTCGGCCAATCCCCGCGCCGTGGGCGAGGAATCGTGAAGGCTCAAAAGAAAATAACGCAGGCTCTGGTTCAGATTGAAGATTTGGTTCTGGCCGCCGCAGAGCAGATTTTTCATGACACCCAGCCAGGCCAGATGGGAATCGATCCCGCAGGTCCAGAGGCCGAGCAGGAGAAATCCCAGCGACCCGAGGCAGAGGCCCGAAAAATAGCGCCAATGCCCGGCAAGCAACATGAAGACACCCGGAGCCAGAAGGAATTGCGGTTTGTAAAAAAGACAGGCGGCGAGCAAGCCGGCGAGAAAGGGGCGGTTCCGGCAGAGCAGGAGCGCAGCCCCGGCGTAGATAAAAAAAGAAAGGGCGGCGTTTTGTCCGACAATCAAGCCATAAAAAAACACCGGCAGGCCCGCCATGAAAAGCAAGCCCGGCCTTCCCGCGAGAGAGGGGAAGCATTTCAAAATGAAATAGGCCCCTGCCAGGTAAAGGCCGACAGAAGCTGCCAGCCACAGGGCTGCAAATGTTTTATAAGGCAGTGTCACGAGCGACGAAACCATGAGAGCGTGCAGGGGCGGATATAAATAGTTGAACCCGCTGGTCTTCCCGAAATTGGGGCCTCCAAAAAGTTCACCCATGCGGTCGCCAAGTTTGCTGTCCCGGTAGAGATCCTGCATCCGGCCTTCGGCCACCATTTTTCCAGCGGCGTAGTGCTGCGTCAAATCGCTGCTGAGGATGCGCCCGTTCGTGGCATTAAATCCACTGGCGCCAAACCAAAAGGCGATCAGCCCGGCGCTGAAGATGCAGATGGAGGCGAGGCTCAGGACCTTCAGAAGCAGGAGTCCGGGGTCCGAAAAGGGACTTTTTGAAAGCGGTGTTGAATCCGAGGAAGGCATGGCGTGATAAAAAATATTTTGTGAACCTGTCGGGCTGTGCTTATGATCTCCATTTATGAGTGGAATTGCCAGTCCGGAATGGAACATCAAAACACGGTCCTCAGTCTGCCAAATCAGCGGCCGCGCCTTCCAGGAGGATGAACCTTTTTATACATTGCTGATCGACACACCCGAGGGCCTGTTGCGGACCGACATGTGCCAGGAAGCATGGGAGAGCCGCCAGCCTGCGCCGGAGATGGTTTCGAATTGGAAATCGATCTTCAAGCCCGACCCGCCGGTATCGCCGGATGCCGTGCGCAAGGAGGATGCGGAGTCCGAATTGCGGCGACTCCTGGAAAACCTCACGCCGGAAAACCACAAGACCTGTTATCTCCTGGCCCTGCTGCTGGAGCGGAAGCGCATTTTGAAGTCGCGCGAAAAAATCATGCGGAACGGGCAAAAGCTTGTGGTGTACGAGCATGCGGTGACGCAGGAAACGCTGCTGGTGCCGGAGATTGAGTTCAAGCTTACGGAAATGGACGGGCTGATCGCGGAAATCAGCAGTGGACACGGGATGGTGTTCCGGGTGAACAATCCGGTGGAGCCAATTCCCGAGGAAGCGACCGCCCAGACGTAAGCAGTTTTTGACCTTTTACCGCTGAGAACGCGAAGTGTTTAACACCAAGACGTCCGCCAGAGGACGGATTCGCCCCGTGTGCGAACAAGAGATGCAAAAATGAGGTGAAAGCTTAAAACCTGTCTTAAACCATCCCCCTGACAAGGGGGAAGAAAAGGGGTTTTATTTTGCCCGCGAAACACGCGAAAATCACAAAAGGAAGCCAAAATCCATTTCTCTCACAAAGCCGCGGAGGGCACGAAGGGAAACGGATGGAAATGAAGAATTCAGGATGTGGAATTCAAACTTCTGGATTTGATCTTGTTTCGGAAGTGCAAGCGCACAAACTGCCTTGATGCAGCGCCAACGGCAGGTTGTTCACAATTGGGTTGCCTTTGCAAGAGTTCTACAACACGTTGCAATTGCCGCGCGCGGTTGAACAATACTGTGAGGTCAAAAAATATGCCGCTATATAACATCGCAGCCCTCGTAATCCGGTTCTTTACACTGTCCTGGCTAATTACCGGATTATGCACTATGATTCCCCAGATGGTGTCTATTCCCTATGACTTTTCGTTGGGCACAGCATGCTGTCTTTCTACGCCAGTATTTTTATTTGCTCTGGCTTTTGTGTTTTGGCGTTTTGCCCCTTCTATATCGCGCCTTATGATTCGAGGTATCGAAACTGACATTACGTTTACAACCCTCACAAGAGCGGATTTATATTGCTTTGCCTTTGTTTTGGTTGGCCTTTGGTATTTTTTATCCAGCATTCCCAACGCCCTTAACTGGATACACTATTTACTGAAGATTGCTGCAGAGGGTCAAAAAAATGAGACTTTAGGGAGTTCTGATATTTACGCGCTGTCTCAAGCCATGATTTCTATGGTCTTTGGTGTTGCATGTATTGTAGCCGCCCCCCGTTGGGCGAAACTTTTATTAAGAAATGAAAAGAACTAACCAGACTGCGGAGAGCGTCGCCCGCCGAAGCTAGCGAAAGTTGGCCATTACGAACGCGACGGAATAAAAACATTATGATCAAACTCTTTATATCGTTAGCAACTCGTTATGCGCGTTTCTCGCTTCGCAATTCATCAGGTCCCCGAGTATCGGCATTTGTCTGTGCCGCATTACTCTTTGCCGGTTCACGTCACATATGGATTTACTTTGTTAAATCAGAAGGTGATTCCAATTTATGGTTTGGAGCACTGATGATTGTTGTTGCCTTATTTAATTTTCAAAACCTGGGATTTAAACAACTGTTTGATGAGAAATAAAAATATCGAGCCAGGCCGCCGAATCCTTCACACACCGGCACTTTACGGCTTGTGCCGGTTTTAAGTTCCTAAGTTTTACCTTCCTCTGCGCTGGTTCTAGCCTTTTGCGTCTTTTGCGCATTTTCGCGGCCAAAGCCAGTTTCTGGTTTTCCTCCGCGGCTTTGTGCGAGATTCTGTGTTAGCTTTCAAGAGTTTGAGATGGAGTAAGAGTAGGATTAAGAGTAAGATTTCCATCCGCGTTTGAGAACGGTTTTTTAGGGAATCTCCGACAGGCGCCAGGCCTGGTCCTGCCAGGTGATCCGGTAGTTGCGGCCACCGGCTTTTCGTACAAGTACGCTGGTGTTGCCCGGTTTATCGAAGGACAGGAAAATCAATTGCTCGCGATGTTGTAGGCCGGACAACTGCTCTTCGTAAAAACCCATGTAAAACGGCTGCGGCCCAAACCGATTGGAGGCGTTGGCGCGGGTGAGCGAATACCCGATGGCGCAGGGCACACGGAACAGGGAGCCATAGTTGCAGGAACCCAGCAGTATCGAGGCTTCGTCGTCGCGCGGGTTTCTGAACGGCAGCACCGCCGCAAAGTATTCGCCGGGAGCCTGCAACTGCCGGGCCAATTGCCAGAAGGATTCCGCTTTGCCTGACAAATAAAAATTGCGGTCGGCATTCAGAGGCTGGATGGTCGGCGCCGGGGAGGAAAACAGGGTGCCGCAAAACACAATCATCCCGATACCGAAATATAAAACGGCTTTTTTCCAGAAAATGCGCATCCCGTAGATGGACATCCAAAGGTGCAGGCCGAACAACAGCAAAAAGCCTTCCTTGAAAGGCCAGCGCAGGGAACGGAATACGGGCAGGCTGGAAAAAAGGTGCTGCACCGGCGCCGGGCGGACAAGAAGAACGAAGGCAAAGGCGATAAACAACGCCAGGCAGATTGTTTTGCCCGTCCAGGAGGCAGGCCGGCACAACAGGAGGCAAAAGGCGGCGGGACAGAATAACAAGCCGCAAGCATCCGCTTGTGGACCACCGACGGCAAGAGGCGCGCCGTCCAGGGCGCTAAGGCCGCCAAGAAACCAGGAAAGCGGGACGTGCCAGAACGGGATTTTTCCCTCCTGCAGCATCGAGGCTGACAACCCGTCGGCACGCGTGGCATGGGCAAACCCTGACAAGAATGGCAGGACAAAGGGCAGCAGAATGATGAATGCCAGGGCAAGTGAGCCAAAACAGCGCGCAGCCGGGACGATGTCCCGTTCCGCAACCGAAAGGCCCAAAGCCAGCAGCAACACTGCGAAGTTTTCAAACAGGAACGGCCCGGGATGCCCTCCCATGCAGGCATGAAGTTCCGCAAGGACGAAAACAGCAATCCCGATTTTGGTGTCGCGGCAAAGCAAGCCATAGAGCAACCACGGCAGGGCTGAGGTATTTGCCAGATAGAGCACCCAGGAAGAGCCGATCAGCAATTGGTACACGCCATAAGTCCAACTCAGGCTCAGGAGAGCCGACCAGCAGGGTGAAACCGCGCCCACCCACCGCTTCTGGGCTTCCAGGGCGCAGAAATAAAATCCCAGCGACTGAACGATCAACAGAAAAGAACCCCAGAGTTCCACAATCCAGCGTTCAAGGCCCGCGGAAGCCAGAAGCGAAATCAACAGCAAAACGGGGTGCCAACAATTGATGAAGCTGGGGTCGCGCAGCAGGCAATAGCCCCCGCCAAAGATATAGTCATTGTAGAAAGGATTTTGAAAATGCGCGAGGCGGCGTCCGATTTCGGCCATGACCGGCTGGAAATAGCACAGGTTGTCGTTCGTCAAAAAAAAGAACGGGCGCCACAACTGGAGCAGGAGCAGGACAAGCAGATTGGCTGCCAGCAGGCAGTGCGCGGGACGGGGGATGCCGCCCCATTTTGCAAAACCGGTTTGAGTGGAAGTCATGGTTGAATTTTCATGGCATGTGTGAGATAAGCAGGCTAAGCTGAGATTCACATACACGAGCCCAAAAGTCAAAGGCTGGTTGACATTCAGATCGCTAACGCTAAATGGCACATAAAATGAATGAGGATGCCCGCCCGCCCGATTTTTTCCTGGTTATACCCAGCTACAATGAAAGCGGCCGGTTGCCCGCTTATTTAAGCTCCCTGCTCGAGAACCTGTCCGCCCTGCCCTTCAGCACGGTTGTGCGGGTGGTCGATGACGGCTCCGACACCGGCGATTTGGAAAGCTTGAAAAAAATGCAGCGTTTCCCACAGACAACCGGAAATTGCAAATGCCCGGCCATCCTTGAGCTTCCGAAAAACCTCGGGAAGGGAAATGCCATCCTGGAAGGCTGGCAAAGCTCCGGTGGCGCAGCCTGGGTGGCTTTTGTGGATGCCGACGGCTCGATACCACCCGAGGAAGTCTGCCGCCTGTTTCAATTGGCGCGGCAAAACCCGGGTTTCTCCCTTTTTGCTTCGCGGGTTAAAATGCTGGGCCGGAAGGTTGAAAGAAAATTCTCCCGGCACCTGCTGGGCCGTTTTTTTGCCGCAATGGTCGGCTGCTCGATTTGCCCCGATATCTACGATTCCCAATGCGGTTTTAAAATTATCCCGAGGGAACATTACAATCGGATTTCCACGCTGTTGACGGAACGGAAATTTGCCTTCGACCTGGATTTGCTGATGGCGCTCCTGTCGAACCAACTGCCTGTCATAGAGGTTCCCATCGACTGGCTGGAACGGAAAGGCAGCAAAGTCAAAGTGCTGCGTGACTCGCTCGCGCTGGCGGCCAGCGTCCTGCGTCTCAAACGCAAATATCAACCATGGACCTGATCGAATCGCAACAGCTTGGCCCCGAGCAGGCCTGCTCCCACTGGTATTACCGGAGCAAGTTTAAATTGCTTGAAAAAAGCCTGGCATCCGTTTTGCGGAATCATCCGTCGCCGAAGCTGGCCGATTTTGGGTGCGGGGACGGGATTTTTTTGAAACTCATTGAGCGTTCCGGATTGATGAGCGCGGAGCAGATGACGGGCATTGACTCCGGCTATGCCCGGGCGCAGCAAAGCGGCGAAATCCGGATGCTGCCTGAATTTCCGCCTGGTGGAAAATTTGACGTCATTCTGATGATGGACGTGCTTGAGCATGTCGAGGATGAGCAGGCTGTATTGGCGGAAGTGCTCAAGCATCTGAACAGCGGCGGCACACTTTTTATCACCGTACCCGCATTGCCGATCCTCTGGTCGCGCCATGACGAAATCCTTCTGCATTACCGGCGCTACACGCTCAGCAGCCTCAAGAGTCTGTTGTCTGCTTTTCAGGAGCTGAAAATTTTCAGGCTGCATTATTATTACGGATTGCTGCTTCCCGTGGCGGCGCCGCTGCGCTTTTTCAAACGGCATTCCACGGAAACGCAGACGGACCTTCAACCTGCGCCCGCATTGCTCAACCTTTTGTTGGTAGCGCTTTTCGAGTTGGAATTGCATGTGGCGCGTTGGAATCGCCTGGCCGGACTTTCGGCCGTGGCGGTTTGCCGGTTGGAAAAATAGCAATTCAACCGCAAAGAGGCATTCACCGCAAGTCGCCGAGAGCGCAGAAAAACACATTTCTATCAGCAGATTAGGCATATCTTGGGAAGCCTTCAGCACTCGGCGAGGCGGGTGGCACACCCCCCGAAGCGGTCGCCGCAGCGACCATTCTGCCCCTCTTGATGGAGGGGATTTGGATCGCTTAGCAAAGCATACCTCAACGCGCGGCAGGCAGGTTGACCCGGTAAAGGCGGTAGCCTGAGGCAAGGTGAGGCGGGAGCGGCACGGGAATGAGCCAGTCCGGACATTGCCCGTTCAACAACTGGCTGTAGAAAACCGTTTGATTCCCGGGTTTGGAATACACCATGGGTTCGCCCGAGTGCGGAGCGAGCAGCAACAGGGTGATATGTTTCGAGGCAAGGAGTTGCCGGGTTGTATCCGCATTTGAGGCCGTCATGGCATGGTAGGCAAACAGAATGCCATCTTCATTCCGGTGGTTGGGCGTGGCGACAACCTCATAGGGAGTACGATAAATGATCTCGGTTCCAAAATCCTGGAACGCCAGGATGCGCTGTTTCGGAGGCAATCCGCTTTCCCGGTTGAGCCAATCACACAAGGTGTGGATCGATTCAACTTTCCCGGGGGACGAGGCGTTGGTTGCGGCGGGTGCTGTCTTTTCAGCCAATGCCAGCTTCAAGCCGAACCCGAGGAACAGGTTGGCGGTAAAAAAGGCCCCCATCATTGAAACTCTCAAGATGGAAAGCCTGACGCCCTGGTATCGCTCGGAAACCCATTCGAGGCAAGACCCTGTCAATTGCACAAAAAGAGGCAGCGCAACGGCCTCGGCGTACAAGACCCATCTGTATTGATAGAGCGCCAGTCCGCAAAAGACGAGCGTGGCAAGCAACAGATACAGGTCTTCCGTTTTGAATGCCGCGCCGCGCACAAAAAGACGCCAGACGGCCCAGGGTATGGCGAAGAGGCATGGAAACAGCCAAAGGATGACGGCCCCAGGGAAATCGTGCCAGGAGGAAAAAAGAGGGCGCTGTTCCTGGACCAGGTTCGCCCAGATTTTCATGGCTTCGGGGCTGACATTGGCCAGCGGCCCCAGAAGGAAGCGCGGGTTGGCCAGTTCGGCTGCGACGGCGGCAACGCCTGCTCCCGCAAGCCCGGCAACAATGCAAGCTGTTAGGGACTGCGGACACCGGCCTTTGCTATTCATAAAAGCCAGTACAGCCCAGAATGCGGCGACAACCGAAAAAACAAGCAAATGCACCAGCGACATCCTGTCCAATTCCCCGGCATTCCATTCATCAGGCCGGGTTTGAATGGAATAGAGCAGGGTGCTGCAGGCCAGGAGGCTGGTACTAAAGAAAAGATTTTTGTGCAGGGCGAGTTTTTCCCCCCGGAGCCAGAGCATGCCGAGTACCAGGAAGTTAATGGCTGTGATGACAAGTGTTTCGATGCTGATGGAAAGCGAAACGGCCTGCACAAGCCCGGCGACCCAGGCGGCTTTGGGTGAAAAGGGCAGGCACAAACAGCGAAGCATGCAGCCCATGTTCAGGGCCAGCAGGAAGAACAGCAGGGCATGGTGGTCGGGGCGCCCCGCTGCGCAGTAAAGAAGTATGCCCGGTTGTGTGGCTAGCAGAGGGCAGAGCATTCCCAGCCAGCCTGGCTTAACGACAGGTCGGCAGGCCCAGACGATGGCCAGGAGGCCCAGAACATAAAACAGCGGGCTGATCAGGATACCCGACCAGAGCAAGGCGGTTTTGAAATCCGTGAAGCAGCTTCCGGCCCCGGCGCAGAGCAGCAGGATCAAATCCAACAGGCGGCTCCATTGTGACGTTTCCGATTTGTCAGGGTTGCTGCGCGGAACGGTCGTGTCATACCAGTTGCCGGTATCGCGCAGGTGTTGGACGCGCATGAGGCGCGTGTAACCGTCCGCGTCGAGGAAATCACCAGGCTTGGCAAATATTCCAGCCTGATAAATGAACATCTGCATGAGAAACAGGCAGAGTCCGAAGCCAAGAACAGTTGTTAGCCGGATGCTTTTTATGGTTTTTTTACCCGGAAGAGATGATAGTCGGCCTGCAGGCCGGGCGGCAAAGGTATTTCCGAAAGCCAAACCGGGATTTTTTTATCCAGCAATTGGCGGTAGAACGAATTTTTGTTCCCGCTTTGATCGTAGAACCCGGCCTCGGCAGGGCTCCCGTCGATCAGTACAAGCGTGACTCCCCGTTTGTCCAAATCGAACCTTGCCTCGTCGGGATCGCTGCGATTCATCAGGTCATAGGTAAACAGCACGCCGTCCGCATTGCGGTGGTAAGGCGAACCCACCACTTCGATCCCCGTGCGGTAGAGGATCTCCGGGCCGTAATCGAGGTGGGTCAGGATGCGCTGGTGTGGCTCCCGCGACAGGGGCTGGCTTTTGAGCCAGCCTGCCAACTGCATCAGTGACCCGGCTTTTGCAGCTATGGCGGTCGGCTGATCCGGAGCATGCGCTGTACCCGACGGCCGGTTGAAAAGCAGGACAAACGGCAGATAAGCGGCGGCGAAAAACATGACAAGAAGGGTTCTCGCGGGAGAAAACCACTTGGGGTTGATGCGGGGTTCCAGCCAATCCAGCACCCGGGAAAGCAATTCCGTAAGTGGAAAAATCAGCATCAGCTCCGCGTAGGTCGCCCAGCGGATTTGGGCCAAAGTCAGGACGACAAAGAGGGCAATCCCGAACGCAAAATAAACGCCGACGCAAAGTTGCGCGGAATCCCTGATGCGGTTCTTGAAATCAAAGAACAGGAACGGCGCAACGAGAAAAATCGGCCCCAGCCACGTCAAGGTCTGGGGCAGCAGCGCTGAAGCGGAAGCGGCCAGGGGCGCCACTTCCCTGACATTTTTCAACCATAATTGCGCCAGTCGGGGATCAACGTTTGCATATGGCCCATGGAAAAAACGGGGCGAGAGAATATAAATGACAACGAGGCAAACAACCGCCCCGGCGGCGCCTGCCAACAGGCGTTGCGGCCACGATGCGATCACGCGCGGATTTTTTTCAAGGCGGGCCATCACAAACCAGAACAGGGTTTGGGCTGAAAACATTGCCAGATTCAACCCGCAGAGGCGGTCATACACGTCAAGGCGCAGGAGATGATCCGGCGTTTCAACCAGGAGCGCAACACACACACCACAGGTTAGGGCAAAGGACACGAGGAGATTTTGCCGGGCCGCATCCGGCCGCCGCGCCACCCATGCGAGCCCAAGCGCCAACTGCGCCAGCAGGCATACGGTCAAAGCTTCAACGCTGATCCATAGCATGAACGCCTGCATCAGGCCGGCGCAGATGAGAAGACGGTTGGAAGGGGGCCGTGTGAGAATGCGCAACATTTGGCCGGTGATGATGATAAAGCAAAACATCAGCAGACTGTGATGATCCGGCCTTCCGGCTTCATAGTAGTCGATGAGTGCGGGCTGGCAGAGAAAGAACAAACTCAAATGCATTCTGGATGCGGGTTTGAACAAAACGGCGCCGGCCCACGCCAAAGCCAGCACACTGAACGTTTGAACAACCGGACTGAACCAGACACCCCACCAGAACAGGGCGTTTTTCAGGCCGAGGAAGGGCCACAGAGGCAATGCTCCCAGAATCAACAGCACATCCAGAGGCCGGCTCCACTGCGAGCTTTCCCCGTGTGGCGCGTTGCTCTCGGGAACGGTTTGATCAAACCAATGCCCGCTGGAAAGCAAATGCTCAACGCGAAGGAGGCGCATGTAACCGTCGGGGTCCGCGAGTTCGCCATACGGTACCTGCGCGGAAATGCGATACAGCAGGGCCTGGATGACCAAAAAAAACAATGCGAGCGCGAGATGCGGGTAGTAGCGGCTCACGCTGGATGGCCTGATGAAGGTTTAACGCTGCGGCGCCTTTGTGGGCGCGGCAGACGCCGGAGCTGCGATCCAGCCTTGTTTCACGAAATAACTCTTCAAAAAGTCCGTCACCAGGCGGGCAATCCGCGCTGCGTCCTTGTCGAGGGCGGCATTTGGATTTTCTGCTTCCAACTTGAAAGCATACGGCTGGCCCGACGTGTCAAAAATCATCAGGCGCTCGGGATTTGTTTTATTATTAAGGGCCGCAAACTCCACATAAGCCTCGGAAGTGTGCTGTCCCGGGCCGTTTCCAAGTGAAAGGCTCAGGGCCTGGTTGGTTTCGTCCACTTTAAAGAGCCGTCCATCAATCAGCCAGAAATTGCCGGTTGGCAGCGGCAGATCCTTGCCATAGGGATAGGCGGGGAGAACTTCCCGGTTCAGCAATTCCACCAGCCGCCGGGTCACTGCGGTGCGGAGTTGTTCGCGAAACTGCACCAATTGGCCGCGTTTGCCTTCCATTTTGACCGTGGAGAGGTCCATATGAAAATCATAAACATAAATGGCGTCGGGACGGATGTTTGCGGCGGCAACCGTGGGCGGCGGCGGCTGGGGTTTGTTCCCCACACCGGTGGAGGCACAGCCGGCCAAAACCACAAGAACGCCGGCCCAAAGAACGGGAATGGGAAAACGCATAGTGGGGAAGTTTATGGATTCCTGTCCTGCGAGTAAAGAGTGATTCTAACCCGGATGTCTTTCGCACGCACCTACTTCTGAAAAGCCTGCAGTGCGTATAGGCGAAAGAGCGGCCAGAAATATGGGGTGCATCACCATCCGGGTTAAAAACAAAACCGCCTGAATGAGAATTTTTTTGAAAATAGAAGGGCCTTATTTTGAGGCGGTTTTGGAGTAGCCTGCTTGACCCCAAGCACATTCTCTTCTGCCTGCATAACAGCGCCAAGGGGAGATTTTCCATGACGGGTGTGAGATAAGCAGGCTACCGGCACGCCGTATGCTGCTCGACATAGGCATAAATAAGAGCAGATTTTCAGAGATCAAGGCAGGCGGTCGAATATGAATCGGGACGTCATGATAACAGCCATGCGGGAGGTGCTGCAATCCATCCAGGCCAGGAAATCCCTGGCGGATGTGCTGCAGGAAATTCTCAAGTGGGCCTGCCAGCTCACCAACAGCATCCATGGCTCATTTGTCACCGTGGACCATGAACGCGGCGTACTATTGATCAC includes the following:
- a CDS encoding glycosyltransferase family 87 protein, which gives rise to MPSSDSTPLSKSPFSDPGLLLLKVLSLASICIFSAGLIAFWFGASGFNATNGRILSSDLTQHYAAGKMVAEGRMQDLYRDSKLGDRMGELFGGPNFGKTSGFNYLYPPLHALMVSSLVTLPYKTFAALWLAASVGLYLAGAYFILKCFPSLAGRPGLLFMAGLPVFFYGLIVGQNAALSFFIYAGAALLLCRNRPFLAGLLAACLFYKPQFLLAPGVFMLLAGHWRYFSGLCLGSLGFLLLGLWTCGIDSHLAWLGVMKNLLCGGQNQIFNLNQSLRYFLLSLHDSSPTARGLAEAAFSVFSMLLFAASALLVRWSRPLRAVGSQHALLFAISLVLLISPYVMYYDLLLGAGWWIAVMASSDSGLKLRRNLLLLFFWGITLFSINFEGWKVAPTAPLLLAWLAGGFWIVYQPRLRQLKAGCLEDCNILRKFLCRESNT
- a CDS encoding glycosyltransferase; this encodes MNEDARPPDFFLVIPSYNESGRLPAYLSSLLENLSALPFSTVVRVVDDGSDTGDLESLKKMQRFPQTTGNCKCPAILELPKNLGKGNAILEGWQSSGGAAWVAFVDADGSIPPEEVCRLFQLARQNPGFSLFASRVKMLGRKVERKFSRHLLGRFFAAMVGCSICPDIYDSQCGFKIIPREHYNRISTLLTERKFAFDLDLLMALLSNQLPVIEVPIDWLERKGSKVKVLRDSLALAASVLRLKRKYQPWT
- a CDS encoding class I SAM-dependent methyltransferase, giving the protein MDLIESQQLGPEQACSHWYYRSKFKLLEKSLASVLRNHPSPKLADFGCGDGIFLKLIERSGLMSAEQMTGIDSGYARAQQSGEIRMLPEFPPGGKFDVILMMDVLEHVEDEQAVLAEVLKHLNSGGTLFITVPALPILWSRHDEILLHYRRYTLSSLKSLLSAFQELKIFRLHYYYGLLLPVAAPLRFFKRHSTETQTDLQPAPALLNLLLVALFELELHVARWNRLAGLSAVAVCRLEK
- a CDS encoding DUF4410 domain-containing protein, producing MRFPIPVLWAGVLVVLAGCASTGVGNKPQPPPPTVAAANIRPDAIYVYDFHMDLSTVKMEGKRGQLVQFREQLRTAVTRRLVELLNREVLPAYPYGKDLPLPTGNFWLIDGRLFKVDETNQALSLSLGNGPGQHTSEAYVEFAALNNKTNPERLMIFDTSGQPYAFKLEAENPNAALDKDAARIARLVTDFLKSYFVKQGWIAAPASAAPTKAPQR